In Salvelinus sp. IW2-2015 unplaced genomic scaffold, ASM291031v2 Un_scaffold690, whole genome shotgun sequence, the genomic stretch ACTCTGTTATTGGTCTCCACCGTCTCCTTACTGATTTCTTAGTCACAAGATGAAACACAGGGATGAATTAAGCTCAGATACACGCCCAGACCGTTTGGAATCATTTCCAAGACTGGGGTATTTTGAAACTTTTATATGGAGACAATTTTGTGCCAAGTCACTTTCCTCTGTTCTTCCAGTCGTTTTTTCTTCTTCCAATAAATCAACAGACGGGAAGACTAGCAGGTGACTGTTTGGTGATTTGACACTTCTGTTCAGTTTTTAAAAATAAACCTATGACATTTGAACACCTGGAAATCTAAGTGTTACATTCTGTCAATACAGTTTAAAGATATGACACATAAAGGGTGTCCTGATGGGGACACGGTAACAATGGTCAACGTTTTTGTGGAAGGACTCAATCATCCTGTCAGCTGCTGGAAAATATCTGTAAAAAATGACAGAAGtgcaaaaatacatatttataagGTATATTTATGGAGTTCAGCAGTCCCTATGCAGGTTGGATTCCATGTACAAGGAAACAATAACTTGGCATAGGGATGCTTGAGGATGTGAGGGAATATGTTCAGACCTGTGCAAACATTTCCATGACCTGTGCAAATGTTTCCATGGGTTTGCTTGTCATTGCCAATCACAACAACCAAAGGACATTGGAATTGAAAATATGTTTGTCAGGCCAAGATGGCCATTTCCCCCACTCACAATATTGGAAAGCTCAAATCAGAGCTAAATTAACAAGAGCTTTGGGYAAATAATTGTTTTAAGGTTTTAATGGGGTTTGATGTCATTTAAATCAGTCGTTAAATCAGTGGTCAAGTCGTCAAGACAGGATAATTGTGGAGTCCAACATATTGTGCACTTGAATGATCTGAAATTCTCTTCTTTCATAAACTTTATGTGTAAGTCTAAGGCACACCAAGCATATTATACTGTACCTAATCACATTTTCCTCCTGGTGCCCAAAGGAATACTGAATCACTGACCAACCCAATGTACCTTCTCGTAAATACAGAAAAGAATGCCAGGTAATGCCGAAGAAAATGTCATGGTTTTGGACCAAATGTGAGAGGTTGTAGATCTCTAAGTGTAAACGTTGAAATATCAATACCTTGTAACCATGGATTGGTCTGTCAGCTGAGTAATTTGGCCACAGTTGGACTACAAACTTCTTGTCATTACTGTCGTCATCTTACTATGAGTCTTGAAGTGGAAGCTGCTGAagggaggaaggctcataataatggctggaatggagtcagtggaatggtatcaaacatgtggtttccattggttgataccattccatttactccattccagccattactatgagccgtcctcccctcagcagcctccactggtcttgTGTGACATAAAACTACAAGATCCCCAGTGGAGTTGGAGAGAACATTGTGACTTATGCTGTAGTGAGCAAGTGGGAGAATAAGTATTGCTTTACTTGCCAAACTCTGATGACGATTATAATTGTGTGAATGATTTTTATAATTATAAAAAGGAAGTGATTTCTCCACGTTGTGACGTCTCAAAGATGTCATAATAACATCTGTCCAGGGTAGTAACACAGGCtgtctgttttttccccctcagtgACATCACCACATACATACTCACTCTTTACTCACTGCTTCTGATCAGACCCGATCGGCCGAAATGTGTCCACTGGCACACAGCAAGATGATGCAAGCCAGACAGAAGCAGCAGGTCACTGATGACAACAATGCTTACACATGACCACCACATGCTGAGTAAGAAGTCTGTGGGGTGCGTGGGTTTCTCTTGAGGTGACAGAATCATCACAAAGCACTCTGTTGCCAAACCAAATAATGTCAAATGTCCAGGAATCACCACAACAGATGTAAACAGACCTAAAACACAGTAATGGAAAGTCAGAGGTGACTCTTAAGTGAAAGTCCCCATTTGTGTTGGCTTGTAACAGCAGTGTGTCTTTCCCCAGCCGGCAGCCGGCTGAGCAGGACGGTGTCTGGGTTGGGGTGCCCACAGGGTTCCAGGCTCCTGGTGGATTGAGATCAACAGGAGAACATGAACACAATGAAAGGAAACCAGTGTGATGTGTATTTGTCTATAAAAGAAGCATGCTTTGCTTTACAACAAAGTGCCTGCTTCATTAACAAAAAATACTGTAGCAAACACGTGAACATGCTTGCATAAtatggagcctccagcgacggtccccagtccggagcctccagcgacggcctccagtccggagcctccagcgacggcctccagtccgaagcctccagcgacggtccctcCCAGTCCGGAACCGTCTCAGCGACGGTCTCAACAGCGACcggcgcctccccagtccggagctAGCGAGAGTCAACTCCAGTTCCGGATTCTCCAGCGACCGGTCCGCTCGCGCCACAGACGACGGTCCCCTGCAGTCTTCCAGCAACGGTCCTCCATCCGCAGCCATCCGCAGCGctacggtctccagtccggagcctccagcgacggtccccagtccggagcctccagcgacggtctccagtccggacgTCCTCCAGCGGACGGTCCTCAGTCCGggagcccgcaacgagggtgcccagtccggagtctcccagcgacggtccccagatccggagcctccagcgacggccctccagtccggagcctccagcgacggtcaccagtccggagctccaaacgacggtccctcagtccggagcctccagcgacgggccCTCTCCAcgatccggagcctccagcgacggtctccaagtccggagcctccagcgacggtcccagtccggagcctgcagcgacggtctccagtccggagctcagCGACGGTCCCGACGCTcccagtcggagcctccagcgacggtcccagtccggagtcctccagcgacggtcccccagTCCGGAGTccccagcgacggttcccagtccgtgattctccagcgacggtctccagtccggagcctccagcgacggctccAGCCGGAGCCTCAGCGACGCGTCccccagtccggtgcctccagcgacggtcccccagtccggagcctcaagCACGCCCGTCACAGTCCGGAGGTCTCCAGCGACGCGTCCCCATCCGTGGAGTCTTCCAGCCACGGTCACCAGTTCGGAGCTCTCCACGACGGtctcccagtccggagcctcagcgacggtccccagtccggagcctccagccgTACGGTCCCCCCGTCCCGGAGCCTTCCAGCTGACTGGTCCCGCAGTCCCGGAAGCCTCCAGCGAGCGTCTCCAGTCCGatgagcctccagcgacggtcccccagtgccggggcccgcaacgagggtgcccagtccggggcccgcaacgagggtccccagtccggggtcggtgatgagggtccccgcaccagaggtgccaccaaagtagggtgagccagtggtggagcggggtctatgtcccgcacctgagccgccaccgcggatagatgcccacctagaccctcccctataggttcaggttttgtggccggagtccgcaccttactgtcacgccctgaccttagagagcctttttatgtctctatttggtttggtcagggtgtgatttggtgtgggcattctatgtttttgttttctatgattttgtatttctatgttttggccgggtatggttctcaatcagggacagctgtctatcgttgtctctgattgggaaccatacttaggtagcccttttccctcctttcagtgtgggaagttaactttgtttgtggcactataactctttagcttcacggtcgtttttgtattgtttattgtttttgtcggcgtcattcctaataaaaggaagatgtacgctcaccacgctgcaccttggtccacttctgttgacggccgtgacaatgtgaacttgcaattccacataaAAGTGATTTTCACATGTTAAATGCCGTTTTTTTacatgacatgttttttttgtaagggcaaTGATAAATCCTTACATTTGAATGCATAGCAGGGGTTTAACAAATGTCAAAATGCCTAAAATACCTCTTGGAGAAAGTGAACAGTGATAACTACAGGAGGCTTCAGGCATTTTGCTGGGATCACATATTTTTTCCAGATGTCGCAGGGTGCATGAAAAGATCTGGCCGAGTTCACTCAGTCCTGCTGAATTAATAAATATTGTTTCCAGATGAGGGASGAATCTGTTCATGTTGCTCTGGGGGAAAGTGTACACAAGAATGTGCCTCCTTCAACCTCCCCAAACCATAACCATCATTTCATTGGATTAGGTTTTTTCTAAATTATCATGAGCTTGATTTTGTCTGAGGGTCGAATACCTATGGCTTGATAACACCTCACTTGGGAGCTAAGCACTAATGATATTTGTGGTTAATGTAATCCTTATCTGGGAAGAGCAGAGCAGGTGGGTAATTTCCCTAGGCTCTCTGATGCTAGTTATTCTAAGAACAATGTGGGCTAAGTAGCGGTTAGCTATAGGCCTCCCTGTTCAGGGCGAACTGTTCCCAGGCATACATGGAGAGGGGTCAAGCATTCCAGAATGTACAGGCCTCTGATAATTACCCATTGCCCAGGGCCCGCCTGGGTACTGAGTAATTATCAGAGGCAAGTAACTTTCATCTGAAGTCAAGTTCCTCCCTCAAGTGCTCTTCCAAGAGGACTCCTGTCCTCCATATTTCACACACACTGGCCTAGCTCAGCTAGAATCCCAGGCATGGGATCATGGACACAACGGTAGTTAGGTATTGGAGACTTTAGAGATGACAGGTCATATTTATGCAAACATGTCCAAAAAGGGGAATACAAAAGAACATTTCACTTCCTCAATAGACTAGTCTTGTGAAACATACAGGAGCTGGTACAATAAACTACAAATCCTTAGTGCTGTGTATGGAGCCTTTTCATCCTTCCCTGCCATGTCACGAGATGTCTACTCTCACCATGTAATTCAGCCTCTTTAAATGTGATGTAATTCCCAGTAGGTGAAAACAAATGAGTCCTTGTGTTTGTGTTGACTTTCTAGCCTCTGAAGTTATGTGCTGTTTGGACTATGAGTACCCCTCATCTCCGACTTGAGAGTTGAAGAGTTGTGCATGGTCCAGCTGAGGCCCAGCCAGAAGTGGCTGTTCTTGTAAC encodes the following:
- the LOC139023980 gene encoding proline-rich protein HaeIII subfamily 1-like, whose amino-acid sequence is MEPPATVPSPEPPATASSPEPPATASSPKPPATVPPSPEPSQRRSQQRPAPPQSGASESQLQFRILQRPVRSRHRRRSPAVFQQRSSIRSHPQRYGLQSGASSDGPQSGASSDGLQSGRPPADGPQSGSPQRGPELQTTVPQSGASSDGPSPRSGASSDGLQVRSLQRRSQSGACSDGLQSGAQRRSRRSQSEPPATVPVRSPPATVPQSGVPSDGSQSVILQRRSPVRSLQRRLQPEPQRRVPQSGASSDGPPVRSLKHARHSPEVSSDASPSVESSSHGHQFGALHDGLPVRSLSDGPQSGASSRTVPPSRSLPADWSRSPGSLQRASPVR